The following are encoded together in the Fibrobacter sp. UWB10 genome:
- a CDS encoding porin family protein — protein MKKLWTLFASSLLLASVSFAQDDFESEYEAQAEEQVADQPSDQFNDQTEDQFADQASEPAEEAEQASNTEAAPSQPVVPQYQAQDNTQATEPANTQNDDYAESKPAVNKTGFGLRLAFDYGRMFGFKDDLDNDSDISGTPSGFGFEGGLMVRVQMIPNLFFAPEINVAYISTNHEYMDHERKYTTTDLEIPLMLRGVIADKFYVSGGAQINLTINSKSEIDPIENSVLNFKIETTEKVEQATFGVGIVAGAGYNIVAGLFVDLRFYMGLSELYPDVKSLDDYADGDTAEEGEYSLVNMSGARMMKFKAGISYWFM, from the coding sequence ATGAAAAAGCTTTGGACGCTCTTTGCCAGCTCACTCTTGCTCGCATCAGTCTCTTTCGCACAAGACGACTTCGAATCTGAATACGAAGCCCAAGCCGAAGAACAGGTCGCCGACCAGCCCTCTGACCAATTCAACGACCAAACCGAAGATCAATTTGCAGACCAGGCTAGCGAACCTGCCGAAGAAGCAGAACAGGCAAGCAATACCGAAGCCGCCCCTAGCCAGCCCGTTGTTCCGCAGTACCAGGCTCAGGATAACACGCAGGCTACCGAACCGGCCAACACACAAAATGACGATTACGCAGAATCTAAACCGGCCGTCAACAAAACGGGCTTCGGTTTAAGGCTCGCTTTCGATTACGGCAGAATGTTCGGATTCAAGGATGACTTGGACAACGACAGCGATATCAGCGGCACACCGTCTGGCTTTGGTTTTGAAGGCGGTCTCATGGTTCGCGTCCAGATGATACCCAACCTTTTCTTTGCTCCCGAAATCAACGTGGCCTACATAAGCACCAACCACGAATACATGGATCATGAACGCAAATACACCACCACAGATTTGGAAATTCCCTTGATGCTGCGCGGCGTTATCGCTGATAAGTTCTACGTATCGGGCGGTGCACAAATCAACTTGACCATAAACAGCAAGTCTGAAATCGACCCCATCGAAAATTCCGTTCTCAATTTCAAGATCGAAACCACCGAAAAAGTGGAACAGGCAACCTTTGGCGTAGGCATTGTCGCTGGCGCCGGTTACAATATTGTTGCAGGACTTTTTGTTGATTTACGCTTCTACATGGGACTCTCCGAACTTTACCCGGACGTAAAATCTCTCGACGACTACGCAGACGGCGATACCGCCGAAGAAGGCGAATATTCTCTGGTCAATATGTCTGGCGCAAGAATGATGAAGTTCAAGGCAGGCATTAGCTACTGGTTCATGTAA